From Verrucomicrobiia bacterium, the proteins below share one genomic window:
- a CDS encoding tyrosine recombinase XerC, protein SAPDWAKLQRDDFRAYLRFLGRQNLGRAATQLRFSALRTFYKFLVRHGVVEVTPIRSLALPKLPKRLPKYLTVPQMVDLLNTPLRVLDVPKEKQRGRPVSVAAAHRDVAVLETIYSCGLRISELVGLRVSDVDWNEQLVRVRGKGKKERLVPIGQTALAAIEKYWTHLSARPAGDAPVFLSETKRRSPVNAVMLARRLKTYLALAGLDPAITPHKLRHSYATHLLDAGADLRSVQELLGHAHLETTQVYTHVTTERLKKAYNAAHPRA, encoded by the coding sequence GTCGGCGCCCGATTGGGCAAAGCTCCAACGGGACGACTTTCGCGCCTACCTGCGCTTTCTGGGGCGGCAAAACCTCGGGCGGGCGGCAACGCAACTGCGTTTCAGCGCACTGCGGACGTTCTACAAATTTCTGGTGCGCCACGGCGTGGTGGAGGTGACGCCCATCCGCAGCCTCGCTCTGCCCAAGCTTCCGAAGCGGCTGCCCAAATATCTGACCGTGCCGCAGATGGTGGATTTGTTGAACACGCCGCTCAGGGTGCTGGATGTGCCCAAGGAAAAGCAGCGCGGCCGGCCGGTGTCCGTGGCGGCGGCGCATCGCGATGTGGCGGTGCTGGAGACGATTTACTCCTGCGGCCTGCGCATCAGCGAGCTGGTGGGTTTGCGCGTGTCCGACGTGGACTGGAATGAGCAGCTCGTCCGTGTGCGCGGCAAGGGCAAAAAGGAACGGCTGGTGCCGATTGGCCAGACTGCGCTGGCGGCCATCGAAAAGTATTGGACGCATCTGTCCGCGCGGCCTGCGGGGGATGCGCCGGTGTTTCTGTCCGAAACGAAACGGCGTTCGCCGGTGAATGCCGTCATGCTGGCGCGGCGGTTGAAAACCTATCTGGCCCTGGCCGGGCTCGACCCGGCCATCACGCCGCACAAACTCCGGCACAGCTACGCCACGCACCTGCTGGATGCGGGCGCGGATCTGCGCAGCGTGCAGGAACTGCTCGGGCACGCCCACCTGGAGACGACCCAGGTTTACACGCACGTCACCACCGAGCGCCTGAAGAAGGCTTACAACGCCGCGCATCCACGGGCATGA